From Deinococcus multiflagellatus, the proteins below share one genomic window:
- a CDS encoding phage tail protein, producing MSVKMAASAHYSRAGAGASLSASATVGGGGFSASASVNAYVRAQVKQPPVPTTPQKAAYNILSNHRYHVAIDGLEHAAFNEVSGLQIETETMDFVEGGVNDRVLRLPVRSKMGNITLKRGVVSGQQLLEWYLSVVNGYLDARNVTIIVYHPNGNVLVRFELLQAYPVKWSGPQFAGSGDAVAVETLELAHAGFLQISR from the coding sequence ATGAGTGTGAAGATGGCAGCCAGCGCGCACTACAGCCGGGCCGGCGCAGGCGCGTCCCTGAGTGCCTCGGCCACGGTGGGGGGCGGCGGGTTTTCGGCCTCGGCCAGCGTGAACGCCTACGTGCGCGCCCAGGTCAAGCAGCCCCCCGTGCCCACCACGCCGCAGAAAGCGGCCTACAACATTCTGTCCAATCACCGCTACCACGTGGCGATTGACGGCCTTGAACACGCGGCCTTCAACGAGGTCAGTGGCCTGCAGATTGAAACCGAGACGATGGATTTTGTTGAGGGCGGGGTCAACGACCGCGTCCTGCGCCTGCCCGTGCGCAGCAAAATGGGCAACATCACCCTGAAACGCGGCGTGGTGTCTGGCCAGCAGCTGCTGGAATGGTACCTGAGCGTGGTCAACGGGTACCTGGACGCGCGCAACGTCACTATTATTGTTTACCACCCCAACGGCAACGTGCTGGTGCGCTTTGAACTGCTGCAGGCCTACCCCGTGAAGTGGAGCGGCCCCCAATTTGCGGGCAGTGGCGACGCCGTGGCCGTTGAAACCCTGGAACTGGCCCACGCCGGTTTTCTGCAAATCAGCCGCTGA
- a CDS encoding phage tail protein codes for MTATTRKDPLVAAYFSLQFDNKVVGAFREVTGLGSESQVVEYRATDDKGRPVLIREAGTMKYNDIVLKRGITDDMDMWTWRQQVEEGKMDEARRSGTITLYNQAGQPIAAWTFERAWPSKLNGPTYDAKSNEVAIEELTITHEGYKRVPVGG; via the coding sequence ATGACCGCAACAACCCGTAAAGACCCCTTGGTGGCCGCCTACTTCAGCCTGCAGTTTGACAACAAGGTTGTGGGCGCGTTCCGCGAAGTCACCGGCCTGGGCAGCGAGTCCCAGGTGGTGGAATACCGCGCCACCGACGACAAGGGCCGTCCCGTCCTGATCCGCGAAGCCGGCACCATGAAGTACAACGACATCGTGCTCAAGCGCGGCATCACCGACGACATGGACATGTGGACCTGGCGTCAGCAGGTGGAAGAGGGCAAGATGGACGAAGCCCGCCGCAGCGGCACCATCACCCTGTACAACCAGGCCGGCCAGCCCATCGCCGCCTGGACCTTCGAGCGCGCCTGGCCCAGCAAGCTCAACGGCCCCACCTACGACGCCAAGAGCAACGAGGTCGCCATCGAAGAGCTGACCATCACGCACGAAGGCTACAAACGCGTTCCCGTCGGCGGCTAA
- a CDS encoding phage tail sheath family protein, which translates to MAEYLSPGVYIEETQSGPRPIEGISTTTAAFVGFAPNGPANTPVFIANWQQFKETFGTLDASGTRNPFMDGAYLAQSVYAFFNNGGTRCYVVRLVPQQGDAGKRTVEAARPLQLPSRASKAVPSLSIVAKDGRQSDIQIEVLAPDPVKAQDGAAKGKDAKGPQDPEEGPDGLFTLKVTRNDVTETFPNVSIGKKHPRAVAEVVNKESTLITIEEASSAGPLVERAPEPGSYVLQADSNVIEQRREMKGQDFVGSVDGRSGIESLEIAEEVSMIAVPDLMSAYQAGMINADGVKAVQRALIDHCERNANRIALLDTLPDLTPQQALKWRTVDTNFDSSYAAMYYPWVKIEGPDGAPMVVPPSGFVAGIYARNDVERGVHKAPANETVRGILGPAIQVTKSEQDILNPVGVNCIREFPGMGVRVWGARTLSSNAQWRYVPVRRLFNYVEKSIERGTQWAVFEPNDENLWFRIRRDINSFLTSVWRDGALFGNTAREAFYVKCDSELNPPELRDRGVLQVEIGLAPVKPAEFIVFRFSQYAGGGQ; encoded by the coding sequence ATGGCTGAATATCTGTCCCCAGGCGTTTACATCGAAGAAACCCAGAGCGGCCCGCGGCCCATCGAAGGCATCAGCACGACCACCGCCGCCTTCGTGGGCTTCGCGCCCAATGGCCCGGCCAACACCCCCGTGTTCATTGCCAACTGGCAGCAGTTCAAGGAGACCTTCGGGACCCTGGACGCCAGCGGCACGCGCAACCCCTTCATGGACGGCGCGTACCTTGCCCAAAGCGTGTACGCGTTTTTCAACAACGGCGGCACGCGCTGCTACGTGGTGCGCCTGGTGCCCCAGCAGGGCGACGCTGGCAAGCGCACGGTGGAAGCCGCCCGCCCGCTGCAGCTGCCCTCGCGCGCCAGCAAGGCTGTGCCCAGCCTGAGCATCGTGGCCAAAGACGGCCGCCAGAGCGACATTCAGATTGAGGTGCTGGCCCCCGATCCGGTCAAGGCCCAGGACGGCGCTGCCAAGGGCAAGGACGCCAAGGGCCCCCAGGACCCCGAGGAAGGCCCCGACGGCCTGTTCACCCTGAAGGTCACCCGCAACGACGTGACCGAAACCTTCCCCAACGTGTCCATTGGCAAGAAGCACCCGCGCGCCGTGGCCGAAGTGGTGAACAAGGAAAGCACCCTGATCACCATTGAGGAAGCCAGCAGCGCCGGTCCCCTGGTGGAGCGCGCCCCTGAACCCGGCAGCTACGTGCTGCAGGCCGACAGCAACGTCATCGAGCAGCGCCGCGAGATGAAAGGCCAGGACTTCGTGGGCAGCGTGGACGGCCGCAGCGGCATCGAGAGCCTGGAAATCGCTGAAGAGGTCAGCATGATTGCCGTGCCCGACCTGATGAGCGCCTACCAGGCCGGCATGATCAACGCCGACGGCGTCAAGGCCGTGCAGCGCGCCCTGATCGACCACTGCGAGCGCAACGCCAACCGCATTGCCCTGCTCGACACCCTGCCGGACCTGACGCCGCAGCAGGCCCTGAAGTGGCGCACGGTGGACACCAACTTCGACTCCAGCTACGCCGCCATGTACTACCCCTGGGTCAAGATCGAAGGCCCGGACGGCGCGCCCATGGTGGTGCCCCCCAGCGGCTTTGTGGCTGGCATCTACGCCCGCAACGACGTGGAGCGCGGCGTGCACAAGGCGCCGGCCAACGAGACGGTGCGCGGCATCCTGGGGCCGGCCATTCAGGTCACCAAGAGCGAGCAGGACATCCTGAACCCGGTGGGCGTGAACTGCATCCGCGAATTCCCTGGCATGGGTGTGCGCGTGTGGGGTGCCCGGACGCTCTCCAGCAACGCCCAGTGGCGCTACGTACCGGTGCGCCGCCTGTTCAACTACGTGGAAAAGAGCATTGAGCGCGGCACCCAGTGGGCTGTGTTCGAACCCAACGACGAGAACCTGTGGTTCCGCATTCGCCGCGACATCAACTCCTTCCTGACCAGCGTGTGGCGCGACGGCGCGCTGTTCGGCAACACCGCCCGCGAAGCCTTCTACGTGAAGTGCGACAGCGAACTGAATCCGCCGGAACTGCGTGACCGCGGCGTGCTGCAGGTCGAAATTGGTCTGGCACCCGTGAAACCCGCCGAGTTCATTGTCTTCCGCTTTAGCCAGTACGCTGGCGGCGGACAGTAA
- a CDS encoding DUF4255 domain-containing protein yields the protein MIADIQQALKELVYTEAALPRDAIDIRFAAPTSAWVSGLTRPTLNFFMHDLRENAGLRSMEFNQMPVRGGVQRTLAARRIDLRFLVTVFFKSQLDELGRDEWNVLWRVLAALMRQGEWDEAYLPEDAKRLQLGILGTVGPAEGIQSVFSSLGQPVRPHLNYTVTVPLDLNVTALSPLVLERDLAFHAGLDRQAPPVSVRRRSSWQLRDDTGAPLADALVRTDGGARGFTDAGGVVHLDTPREAVGRLDILTLDGRQLSLAPHSPQAQPRVLEDA from the coding sequence ATGATTGCTGACATTCAGCAGGCGCTGAAGGAACTGGTGTACACCGAAGCGGCCCTGCCCCGCGACGCCATTGACATCCGGTTTGCGGCCCCCACCTCGGCCTGGGTCTCGGGCCTGACCCGGCCCACCCTGAACTTCTTTATGCACGACCTGCGTGAAAATGCGGGGTTGCGCTCCATGGAGTTCAACCAGATGCCGGTGCGCGGCGGCGTGCAGCGCACCCTGGCCGCCCGGCGCATAGACCTGCGTTTTCTGGTGACGGTGTTTTTCAAGTCGCAACTGGACGAACTGGGCCGCGATGAGTGGAACGTGCTGTGGCGGGTGCTCGCCGCCCTGATGCGCCAGGGCGAGTGGGACGAGGCCTACCTGCCCGAAGACGCCAAGCGCCTGCAGCTGGGCATTCTGGGCACCGTGGGCCCCGCGGAAGGCATCCAGAGCGTGTTTTCCAGCCTGGGTCAGCCGGTGCGGCCTCACCTCAACTACACCGTAACCGTGCCGCTGGACCTGAATGTCACGGCCCTGTCGCCGCTGGTGCTGGAACGCGACCTGGCCTTCCACGCGGGTCTGGACCGGCAGGCGCCGCCCGTTAGCGTGCGGCGCCGCTCCAGCTGGCAGCTGCGTGACGACACGGGCGCGCCGCTTGCCGACGCCCTGGTGCGGACCGACGGCGGCGCGCGCGGCTTTACCGACGCGGGCGGGGTGGTGCACCTGGACACCCCCCGCGAGGCGGTGGGCCGCCTGGACATCCTGACCCTGGACGGGCGGCAGCTGAGTCTGGCGCCCCACAGCCCGCAGGCGCAACCTCGTGTACTGGAGGACGCATGA
- a CDS encoding GPW/gp25 family protein codes for MTKPSSLTPAADVLGTGVAFPVGVNARGQLSMVSGERAVTQAILTLLMTARGQRVMRPEYGCRIHELVFAPGDATTLGLASYYVDEALRMWEPRIEVEDVQARLDPADSSRIIVELLYRLKGTPEPRSLVFPFYRTP; via the coding sequence ATGACCAAACCGTCTTCTCTGACCCCGGCGGCCGACGTGCTGGGCACGGGCGTGGCTTTTCCCGTGGGCGTGAACGCGCGCGGGCAGCTGAGCATGGTGTCCGGCGAGCGCGCCGTGACCCAGGCCATCCTGACCCTCCTGATGACCGCGCGTGGCCAGCGCGTGATGCGGCCGGAATACGGCTGCCGCATTCACGAACTGGTGTTTGCGCCCGGTGACGCCACCACCCTGGGTCTGGCCTCGTACTACGTGGACGAAGCCCTCAGAATGTGGGAGCCCCGCATCGAAGTCGAAGACGTTCAGGCCCGCCTGGACCCGGCCGACAGCTCGCGCATCATCGTGGAGCTGCTCTACCGCCTCAAGGGGACCCCGGAACCGCGCTCGCTGGTGTTTCCCTTCTACCGCACCCCCTAA
- a CDS encoding putative baseplate assembly protein, giving the protein MPLPTVNLDDRRFDDIMDEARRLIPQFCPEWTDHNASDPGMAILEVFAWMTDLLLYRVNQVPDKLLIAFLEMIGVQLAPPRAAGAPVTFYLSAPQDTPLSIAAGTEIATLRTEVNEAIVFSTERAGLIRPPTLRGLYTANTLAQVRLDTEGQGGEGHGDATRHDLAHLGLPGYRFPIFQPQPRPGDALFIQLEGDHSEHVVALTFGVELAGGAGVNPNHPPYVWEAWQGGVSRWATCEVEYDGTQAFNVSGELILRLPTMREGTFFDQHGYWLRCRLTNEQMHAGYKVSPDLETLLVDARGITVPARHATIVQNELLGQSNGTPGQRFRLLHEPVLHLDPERDVLEVVTAEGDIHLYTPVPDFSTSAPEDRHFTLDATTGEVAFGPSILQADGSVYRFGAVPPQGATIRMRRYQYGGGAGGNVPARALSVLKSSVPYVARVTNHAPAAGGRNGQLLEDAVQRVPYLLRLRNRAVTADDYELLAAQVPGVARARCVTPNMAVPGQTYPGQIRALTVPAGQVTLALLPDVSFDDLIGLDDVSTDPLAPLTGRIAPERLTLSAELRGAVQEELDLRRPVGTTLDLRAPQYVWVSVTATLRAGAGASRPVREDVRRRAMQALYGYLNPFTGGPDGKGWPFGRTLSISELYGLLRAVPGVEVAEDVQVVLTEPGQPETRETITGSLPLPPQALIVSDVHHVRVDH; this is encoded by the coding sequence TTGCCCCTACCCACCGTCAACCTGGACGACCGCCGCTTCGACGACATCATGGACGAGGCGCGCCGGCTCATTCCGCAGTTCTGCCCCGAATGGACCGACCACAACGCCTCTGACCCCGGCATGGCGATTCTGGAAGTGTTCGCCTGGATGACGGACCTGCTCCTCTACCGGGTCAATCAGGTCCCGGACAAGCTGCTGATCGCCTTTCTGGAGATGATCGGCGTGCAGCTCGCGCCGCCGCGTGCGGCCGGGGCGCCGGTCACCTTTTACCTCAGCGCGCCGCAGGACACCCCCCTGAGCATTGCGGCGGGCACCGAGATTGCCACCCTGCGCACCGAGGTGAACGAGGCGATTGTGTTCTCCACCGAGCGCGCCGGGCTGATCCGGCCGCCCACGCTGCGCGGGCTGTACACCGCCAACACGCTGGCGCAGGTGCGGCTGGACACCGAAGGGCAGGGCGGCGAGGGCCACGGTGACGCCACCCGCCACGACCTCGCCCACCTGGGGCTGCCGGGCTACCGTTTTCCCATCTTCCAGCCGCAGCCGCGTCCCGGGGACGCCCTGTTTATCCAGCTGGAGGGCGACCACAGCGAGCACGTGGTGGCGCTCACCTTCGGCGTGGAGCTCGCCGGGGGCGCTGGGGTCAACCCCAATCATCCGCCGTATGTGTGGGAGGCGTGGCAGGGCGGGGTCAGCCGCTGGGCCACCTGCGAGGTGGAGTACGACGGCACCCAGGCCTTCAACGTGTCCGGCGAACTGATCCTGCGCCTGCCCACCATGCGCGAGGGCACCTTCTTCGACCAGCACGGCTACTGGCTGCGCTGCCGCCTAACCAATGAGCAGATGCACGCGGGCTACAAGGTGAGCCCCGACCTGGAGACGCTGCTGGTGGACGCCCGGGGCATCACGGTGCCCGCGCGGCACGCGACCATCGTGCAGAACGAACTGCTGGGCCAGAGCAACGGCACCCCGGGCCAGCGCTTCCGGCTGCTGCACGAGCCGGTGCTGCACCTGGACCCCGAGCGGGACGTGCTGGAAGTGGTGACCGCCGAGGGCGACATTCACCTGTACACGCCAGTGCCGGACTTCTCGACCTCCGCCCCCGAGGACCGGCACTTCACGCTGGACGCCACCACGGGCGAGGTGGCCTTTGGGCCCAGCATCCTGCAGGCCGACGGCAGCGTGTACCGCTTCGGCGCGGTGCCGCCGCAGGGCGCCACCATCCGCATGCGACGCTACCAGTACGGCGGCGGCGCGGGCGGGAACGTGCCGGCGCGCGCCCTGAGCGTGCTGAAATCCAGCGTGCCCTACGTGGCCCGCGTGACCAACCACGCCCCGGCGGCGGGCGGGCGCAACGGCCAGCTGCTGGAAGACGCCGTGCAGCGCGTGCCCTACCTGCTGCGCCTGCGCAACCGCGCCGTGACGGCCGATGACTACGAGTTGCTGGCCGCCCAGGTGCCCGGCGTGGCGCGCGCGCGCTGCGTGACCCCCAACATGGCGGTGCCCGGTCAGACCTACCCCGGGCAGATCCGCGCCCTGACGGTGCCGGCCGGGCAGGTGACGCTGGCCCTGCTGCCAGACGTGTCGTTTGACGACCTGATTGGCCTGGACGATGTGAGCACCGATCCCCTGGCCCCCCTGACCGGCCGCATTGCCCCCGAGCGCCTGACCCTGAGCGCCGAACTGCGCGGCGCGGTGCAGGAAGAGCTGGACCTGCGCCGCCCGGTGGGCACCACCCTGGACCTGCGCGCGCCGCAGTACGTGTGGGTGAGTGTGACCGCCACCCTGCGCGCGGGCGCCGGCGCCAGCCGCCCGGTGCGCGAGGACGTGCGCCGCCGCGCCATGCAGGCGCTGTACGGCTACCTGAACCCCTTCACGGGCGGCCCCGACGGCAAGGGCTGGCCCTTTGGCCGCACGCTCAGCATCAGCGAACTGTACGGCCTGCTGCGCGCGGTGCCCGGCGTGGAGGTGGCGGAAGACGTGCAGGTGGTCCTCACCGAACCCGGCCAGCCGGAAACGCGCGAGACCATTACCGGCAGCCTGCCCCTGCCCCCGCAGGCCCTGATCGTGTCGGACGTGCACCACGTGCGGGTGGACCACTGA
- a CDS encoding FHA domain-containing protein, whose protein sequence is MAQLQVRVRGEVLRVLTLSRQLSIGRTPDNGLPLRDPSVAIRHAEITAEVGALLLTDLTGGEGVTFVNGHRLSPNQPHRLEQGDEIQIGPFTLAFLADPSVTAEAARPAGRVDVQGELAARPARPPLPTFTAERPPHDGLALYTEFLPPFFQESEFLGRYLKIFEAMWEPLQRRQDSIELHFDPRVAPPQVLGWMAGWLGLPLDPHWPEGRQRAWMREAVTLYRWRGTRYGLSRALETVYGLTPVLREDTAQPHTLTVQLLDSPDGEDTASREAITQFIFTHAPAHVRVTVEFVEAPATAAPPADPGLQPVEAPDTGPRA, encoded by the coding sequence ATGGCCCAGCTGCAGGTCCGCGTGCGCGGCGAGGTGCTGAGGGTGCTGACCCTCAGCCGTCAGCTGTCCATTGGCCGCACCCCTGACAACGGCCTGCCCCTGCGCGATCCCAGCGTGGCCATCCGCCACGCGGAAATCACTGCCGAGGTGGGCGCCCTGCTGCTGACCGACCTGACGGGCGGCGAGGGCGTGACCTTTGTCAACGGGCACCGCCTCTCGCCCAACCAGCCCCACCGCCTGGAACAGGGCGACGAAATTCAGATTGGCCCCTTTACCCTGGCCTTTCTGGCTGACCCGTCGGTCACCGCCGAGGCCGCGCGCCCGGCTGGCCGCGTGGACGTGCAGGGCGAACTGGCCGCGCGCCCGGCCCGCCCGCCGCTGCCCACCTTCACGGCCGAGCGCCCGCCCCACGACGGGCTGGCGCTGTACACCGAGTTCCTGCCGCCCTTTTTTCAGGAGTCCGAATTCCTGGGGCGTTACCTGAAGATCTTCGAGGCGATGTGGGAGCCGCTGCAGCGGCGCCAGGACAGCATCGAGCTGCACTTTGACCCCCGGGTGGCGCCGCCGCAGGTGCTGGGCTGGATGGCCGGCTGGCTGGGGCTGCCCCTGGACCCCCACTGGCCGGAGGGCCGCCAGCGCGCCTGGATGCGCGAGGCCGTGACCCTCTACCGCTGGCGCGGCACCCGCTACGGCCTGAGCCGCGCCCTGGAAACGGTGTACGGCCTAACCCCGGTGCTGCGCGAAGACACCGCCCAGCCCCACACCCTGACCGTGCAACTGCTGGACTCGCCAGACGGCGAGGACACCGCCAGCCGCGAGGCCATCACGCAGTTCATCTTCACCCATGCCCCGGCGCACGTGCGGGTCACCGTAGAGTTTGTGGAGGCCCCGGCCACTGCCGCCCCCCCCGCTGACCCTGGCCTCCAGCCCGTTGAGGCCCCCGACACAGGACCCCGCGCATGA